The genomic window TACCAGGATTACTATTGATTGTGCTAGGGATTTTTCGCTTGTAGTGTTAGTAAGGAGATTAGTTATGATTATTGGATTAACTGGTGGAATAGCTAGTGGAAAAAGTACAGTATCGAATATGATGAAAAATGAAGGTATCCCTGTTGTTGATGCTGATATCATCGCAAGGGAAGTTGTAGAACAAGGAGAAGCAACGTACCAAAAGATTGTTGACGCTTTTGGAAAAGAAATTATAACTAATGATGGGTGCTTAGATCGAAAGAAACTAGGGGCACTTGTTTTTCAGGACGAAAAAAAGAGAATGCTTCTAAATTCGATTGTTCATCCGGCTATTCGAATTAGAATGCACGAAAAAGTTGAAAGTTTTAAAAATGAAGGTTTTGCTACAATTGTTTTAGATATTCCGTTGTTATTTGAAAGCAAGTTAACAAACATGGTCGAAAAGATTATCGTTGTCTTTGTTGATTACGAACTTCAATTAGAGCGCTTAAAACAGAGGGATCAATTTACGGATCAAGAAGCATTAGTCCGCATAAATGCACAAATGCCACTAAAAGACAAAATAGCCCTTGCTGATGAAGTGATCCATAATCATGGATCGATTGATGAGACCAAACAACAATTATTATCAATCCTAAAAAAATGGAATTGCTTATAAAAATTGTTTTCTAAAGATGGTTGCTAGTAGCTTCTAGCAAATGGTGCTCCTTAAAAAGTAAGTACGATTGGCTTGTATGCCTCAGAGGCTATTCTCTAATAAAGCAATATAAGTTATAAAAGTTAGCTTTTGCGATTTGCAAAACGCTAACTTTTTTGTGCATAAAATTGGTAATCAAGAGTCTAATTTAGTTAATTTGTCTATTTTTCAACTATTTATTACGTAAATAGGAAAATAAATCTTCAATAATTCATATTATATGTTATACTAATTTTATAATTTAAATATTTAGTATGACATATTGGTGTGGAGGGATATCATATATGAAAGTGAAAGTAGCGATTAATGGATTTGGAAGAATAGGAAGAATGGTGTTTAGAAAAGCAATTCTTGAAAATAAACTTGATCTTGTTGCAATAAATGCAAGTTACCCAGCTGAAACACTTGCTCACTTGATAAAATATGATAGTATCCATGGTGAGTTTATGGGGGAAGTTAAAGCGGAGCCGAATGGAACGCTTACAGTAAACGGCAAAACCATCCATTTAATTAGTGAGAGAGACCCAAAAAAGCTTCCTTGGAAAGAACTAAATATAGATATCGTAATTGAAGCTACTGGTAAATTTAAATCTAAGGAAACCGCTTCTTATCATATAGAAGCTGGTGCGAAAAAAGTTGTGATTACCGCACCGGGAAAAAATGAAGATGTAACAATTGTAATGGGTGTTAACGAAGAGAAATATGATCATGAGAAACATCATGTAATTTCAAACGCATCTTGTACGACAAACTGCTTAGCACCCGTTGCTAAAGTGATCGATGAAAAATTTGGGATTGAAAGTGGATTAATGACAACTGTTCATTCTTATACAAATGACCAAAAAAATATTGATAATCCACACAAAGATTTGCGTAGAGCAAGAGCATGTGGTCAATCAATCATTCCTACAACGACTGGAGCAGCAAAAGCTTTATCATTAGTGCTACCTCAACTTGAAGGGAAACTGAATGGACTTTCATTACGAGTGCCAACTCCAAACGTGTCATTAGTTGATTTAGTAGCAACCGTGAAAAGGAAATTACAATTGAGGAGATTAACCAAGCGTTTGAAGAAGCTGCTAATGGTTCTTTAAAAGGTATTTTAGGTTTTACGATGGAACCACTTGTATCAATTGATTTTAACGGTAATGAAAATTCTTCAATCATTGATGGGTTATCAACAATGGTTATTGGAAAAAAACAAATCAAAGTATTAGCATGGTATGATAATGAATGGGGTTATTCATGTAGAGTAGTAGACTTGGTAAATTATGTAGCAAGCCAAATAAAAAAGTATAACGAAATTGGTGTTTCTTAACACTTACTTTGAATAATTTATTTAAAGATCTAAGGGAATAGTAACAGTTGAATCACTTGTACTTGTATTGAATTTGCAGGCTAATTACGCAAATTCAATACAAGTATGCTTACGGAGGGGGGATTCAACTGGATACAATGGGTCGTCATGTAATTGCGGAACTATGGGGTTGCAACGTAGATAAATTGAATAATATCAATTTTATTGAACAGTTGTTTGTTGATGCTGCATTAGAGGCGGGTGCGGAAGTTAGAGAGGTTGTGTTTCATAAGTTTGCACCTCTCGGAGTAAGTGGAGTAGTGATTATTTCAGAGTCTCACTTAACCATTCACTCTTTTCCTGAACAGGGCTATGCAAGTATAGATGTATATACTTGTGGTAATCGTATAGACCCAAATGTTGCTTCAAATTACATCTCAAAAGGTCTCGGAGCTAAAACTGTAGAACACATACAAGTTTATAGAGGGATGGGACCGATACATGTTGGGAAACCTAAAGTAACTGCTTTATAAATCAAACAAATAAGGAGGTTTAATCACCTCTTTTTGGCTGTTGAGAATTTTCAACAGCCATTTTTTTTTTTTGCATTTTATTTGTAGCCAAGCGAGGTTTACGAGCAAAATGAGAAACGAGAGACCTCTATTTACTTTTTCTAATCATTTAAAAGTCAAATTTTCCTTCATTCTGAAAGTAATGAAACCATCTCTTTTTTCATTTCTAGTAATTTTTATATTATTTGTCTATAATTTAATTATCCATACACAATCAAATCCTAAAGAGGTGGCACAAATGAGTTTAAAGGACAAGTTTAACAAATTTATATCTACACATACAGAGACAAGAGAATTACATTCGGATGAGACGCTAAAGACTAGATACTATAAAGCGATGAAAGATAAGGCATTTAATGAAGTTCTGACATTATTCCAGCAAACTCCTCATTTTGAAGTCCGAGACCATTCAGTTGAACGAGGCGAAATTATTGTGAACGGTGGCACTAAGAAAAAGTTTTTCTTAGTAGCAACAGTCATTATGGTATCCCCTAACCGCACTGCGGTAGATTTCGCTGTAAGTACAGAAACGGCATTACCTATGGACTTTGGCTATAGTGCGAAAGTAATAAAAGATACTTATGAAAAACTCGATAAACGATTAGAATATGTTGGCTCAGGCTTAGGAGCAAAGCTGCTTTAGTTTAGATTTATAGTCAAAATGAATATGAGTTTTTCGAGAGGCAAAGAAATTTTCTAGAACTCTAAACAATAACTTGTACTTA from Anaerobacillus sp. CMMVII includes these protein-coding regions:
- the coaE gene encoding dephospho-CoA kinase (Dephospho-CoA kinase (CoaE) performs the final step in coenzyme A biosynthesis.), with product MIIGLTGGIASGKSTVSNMMKNEGIPVVDADIIAREVVEQGEATYQKIVDAFGKEIITNDGCLDRKKLGALVFQDEKKRMLLNSIVHPAIRIRMHEKVESFKNEGFATIVLDIPLLFESKLTNMVEKIIVVFVDYELQLERLKQRDQFTDQEALVRINAQMPLKDKIALADEVIHNHGSIDETKQQLLSILKKWNCL
- a CDS encoding DUF1499 domain-containing protein, giving the protein MSLKDKFNKFISTHTETRELHSDETLKTRYYKAMKDKAFNEVLTLFQQTPHFEVRDHSVERGEIIVNGGTKKKFFLVATVIMVSPNRTAVDFAVSTETALPMDFGYSAKVIKDTYEKLDKRLEYVGSGLGAKLL
- the speD gene encoding adenosylmethionine decarboxylase, whose protein sequence is MDTMGRHVIAELWGCNVDKLNNINFIEQLFVDAALEAGAEVREVVFHKFAPLGVSGVVIISESHLTIHSFPEQGYASIDVYTCGNRIDPNVASNYISKGLGAKTVEHIQVYRGMGPIHVGKPKVTAL